The Streptomyces sp. NBC_00569 genomic sequence ACCGCCGGGCGATACGTACGGTCGGGCTCCTCGGAGCCGTCGTCGTACTGGTCGCGCTCCTGGTCGTGAGCATCGCGATCGGGGCGAAACCCCTGTCCGTGGACCAGGTGTGGCACGGCCTGTTCGACGACACCGGGACGTTCAGCGACGTCGTGGTCGGCGAGCGGCTCGCGCGCACGCTGCTCGGGCTTCTCGCCGGTGTCGCGCTCGGGCTCTCCGGTGCGGTCCTCCAGGCGCTGACCCGTAACCCGCTGGCAGACCCCGGGCTCCTCGGCATCAACATGGGCGCCTCGGCGGCCGTCGTCACCGCCGTCAGCTTCTTCGGCGTCACCTCGCTGACGGGCTACGTGTGGTTCGCCTTCCTCGGGGCCGCGGCCGTGGGCGTCCTCGTCTACGTCCTCGGCGGGACCCGCAGTGCGACGCCGGTGCGGCTCGCCCTCGCCGGGACCGCCATCAGCGCCGCGCTCTACGGCTATCTCCAGGCCGTGATGATCATGGACAACGCGGCGCTCGGCAAGATGCGCTTCTGGACGGTGGGTTCGCTCGTCTCCGCCGACATGTCGACGATCCGGCAGGTGCTGCCGTTCATCGCTGTCGGTTCGGTGCTCGCCCTCGCCCTCGCGCGGCCGCTCAACGCCATGGCGATGGGCGACGACACGGCGCGCGCCCTCGGCGCGAACCTGAACAGGACGCGTGCGCTGTCCATGGTGGCTGCCACGCTGTTGTGCGGCGCCGCGACCGCCGCCTGCGGGCCCATCGTGTTCGTGGGGCTGATGGTGCCGCACGTCGTCCGTTCCTTCACGGGCCCCGACCTGCGCTGGATCCTGCCGTTCTCCGCCGTCCTGTCGCCCGTGCTGCTGCTCGGCGCGGACGTCGTCGGCCGGCTCGTGGCGCGGCCCGCCGAGGTCCAGGTCGGCATCGTCACCGCGATCATCGGCGGTCCGGTCTTCATCTACCTCGTGCGCCGGCGGAAGGTCACCCAGCTGTGAAGGCGATCCGTACCCGGGGCGGGATCTCCCTGCGCCTCGACATCCGCGCGCTCGTGATCGTCCTCGTGCTGCTGTGCGTCGCGCTCGCCGCGAGCGTCGCGCTGATCGGCACCGGCGACTTCCCCATCTCCGGCACCGACGTGATCCGTACGCTGCTCGGCAACGGTGACCCGGGGCAGGAGTTCATCGTCAACGAGCTGCGGCTGCCCAGGGTCCTCGTGGGCCTCCTCGTGGGCGCGGCGCTCGCGCTCGGTGGCGCGCTCTTCCAGGCCATCTCCCGCAATCCGCTGGGCAGTCCGGACATTCTGGGCCTCGGCCAGGGCTCCACGGCCGGTGCGCTCGTCATGATCGTGCTGTTCTCGGGGGGTGCCGCCCAGGTCGCGCTCGGGGCGCTCGTCGGCGGTCTGGTGACCGGCTTCGCCATCTATCTGCTCGCCTGGAAGCGTGGCGTGCACGGATACCGGCTCGTCCTGGTCGGCATCGGAATGTCCGCCGTGATGACCGCGGTCAACGGCTATCTGCTGACCAAGGCGGACATCGTCGACGCCGCCCGCGCGACGGTCTGGATGACCGGATCGCTCGACGGCCGCGACTGGAACCAGGTCTGGCCCCTGCTCGCCCTGTGCGCCGTCCTCGTACCCGTCGTCCTCACGTACGCGCGGCCGCTGCGCATGCTGGAGATGGGCGACGACGTGGCGAACGCGCTCGGGGTGCGCGTCGAGCGGACGCGGCTCGTC encodes the following:
- a CDS encoding FecCD family ABC transporter permease, which encodes MKAIRTRGGISLRLDIRALVIVLVLLCVALAASVALIGTGDFPISGTDVIRTLLGNGDPGQEFIVNELRLPRVLVGLLVGAALALGGALFQAISRNPLGSPDILGLGQGSTAGALVMIVLFSGGAAQVALGALVGGLVTGFAIYLLAWKRGVHGYRLVLVGIGMSAVMTAVNGYLLTKADIVDAARATVWMTGSLDGRDWNQVWPLLALCAVLVPVVLTYARPLRMLEMGDDVANALGVRVERTRLVLLVAAVLLTAAATAAAGPVGFVALTAPQLARRLTRSPGPNIAASMGMGAALLVTADWISQRAFGADQLPVGVVTGVVGGVYLLWLLVSERKAGRI
- a CDS encoding FecCD family ABC transporter permease, which translates into the protein MLVDSPPEQRADTAAAPPNRRAIRTVGLLGAVVVLVALLVVSIAIGAKPLSVDQVWHGLFDDTGTFSDVVVGERLARTLLGLLAGVALGLSGAVLQALTRNPLADPGLLGINMGASAAVVTAVSFFGVTSLTGYVWFAFLGAAAVGVLVYVLGGTRSATPVRLALAGTAISAALYGYLQAVMIMDNAALGKMRFWTVGSLVSADMSTIRQVLPFIAVGSVLALALARPLNAMAMGDDTARALGANLNRTRALSMVAATLLCGAATAACGPIVFVGLMVPHVVRSFTGPDLRWILPFSAVLSPVLLLGADVVGRLVARPAEVQVGIVTAIIGGPVFIYLVRRRKVTQL